A genomic region of Miscanthus floridulus cultivar M001 chromosome 3, ASM1932011v1, whole genome shotgun sequence contains the following coding sequences:
- the LOC136545593 gene encoding pectinesterase inhibitor-like, whose product MAMARSVAHLFFLLLLVSTAPAVRTIPDAGNLQEACNKTLFPKVCLQALKDNPECQAGPVTPRRLAELLVYVSAEVGMTVAAFAHHELNAIRDDVLYRCLDTCSEDIEEAVAHLSALSRDFSDAKFLEVKSWLASTLGGTSTCEDACKDAPVSDIKNACITKSFEFEKLLRVTLDLITEASGSMSAEVALPPSAAASGASGPSPYDGSSAGAPAYGAPSPGGGAPAYGASGSPAPTPGKSTASDA is encoded by the coding sequence ATGGCCATGGCTCGCTCCGTCGCgcacctcttcttcctcctcctcctcgtctccACCGCTCCCGCCGTGCGGACCATCCCCGACGCCGGAAACCTCCAGGAGGCGTGCAACAAGACGCTGTTCCCCAAGGTGTGCCTGCAGGCGCTCAAGGACAACCCGGAGTGCCAGGCGGGGCCCGTCACCCCGCGCCGCCTCGCCGAGCTGCTCGTGTACGTCTCCGCCGAGGTGGGCATGACGGTGGCGGCGTTCGCGCACCACGAGCTCAACGCCATCAGGGACGACGTGCTGTACCGGTGCCTCGACACCTGCTCCGAGGACATCGAGGAGGCCGTGGCGCACCTCAGCGCGCTCTCCCGCGACTTCTCCGACGCCAAGTTCCTCGAGGTCAAGTCCTGGCTCGCCTCCACGCTCGGCGGCACCTCCACCTGCGAGGACGCCTGCAAGGACGCCCCCGTCAGCGATATCAAGAACGCATGCATCACCAAGAGCTTCGAGTTCGAGAAGCTGCTGCGCGTCACGCTCGACCTCATCACCGAGGCTTCCGGCTCCATGTCGGCCGAGGTCGCCCTGCCtccctcggcggcggcgtcgggtGCCAGCGGGCCTTCGCCGTACGACGGCTCGTCCGCTGGCGCCCCTGCCTATGGCGCGCCGTCTCCTGGCGGCGGTGCCCCAGCTTATGGCGCCAGCGGCTCACCGGCACCGACCCCGGGGAAGAGTACTGCTTCCGACGCGTAA